AATCTGTTCCGAGAGACAATAACGTTGCCTTTATGTCAGGCACTCCTTTAGTTGTAGTAAACTGAATAGTCTCTCCAATATCCATAACAGTACGATTTTTTGCATAAGCCCTTACGTAATAGGTAGTACCTCCTTGAAGGTTTGTTAGTTTTACTTGGAATTTTCCATTTGTTTGCTCGGCAATTACCCTTTTATCCATATCTGTCGGCTTCTCATTAGTTTGGCTCCAATAAATGCCGCACTCATCAACTTCCGTATTGTCATTCATTGTTATTGCTCCATTTATCACCACACTATATCGTTCAATGTCCGTTACAGTAATAGTAGGAGTAATACTCTCTGTATCATCGTTCGAACAAGAATACATAAAAAACATGGTATAAAATACCACTAAATAATACATAATTTTCATTGTTATATCTTTTGGATTAAATAATGCGACAAATATAGATTAAAAAAGAATCTATACTTATCTACTACAAGGTTGTCACCCAAAAGAAATAAACCTTGTTTATAACTACTGCCGTTTTCTTTTTATGGTCGATTTGGCTGTTTCATCTGTCTGAATGCTATCTGTCTGCTGTTGTTTCACCTTTTCAACTTCTTCCTGTTTCCGTTTATTGCGCAACTTCCACTTATTCCAAAAGAACAAATCACTCCATTTATTGAAATCTTTCTTATACATAATACCTACACCTTGTGTAGTCAGGTTCGTTTTCGTATAATAACGGTCATTCGTTTCATTATACGCTTTTAAACGAATATCTCCCGAGCGGTTAATCAGCCATTCCGCTTCAAAGTCTCCTACAAAGTTCGTATTCGCCATAGGATTGTCCCGGTAACCGAAGTTTCCATTAATCAACAATCTGTTATTCAATAGCTGACCGGACAAAATGCCTTCTACTTCCATATCTGTCCAACCTTTATCACCCGTACTCAAATTTGTTCCAATGTTCCAGTTATTTGTTTCAAAAACTTGTGATAGTGCATTATTTAGCTGACCGGAAAGGGTAGAAGAAAGTACTGATGACATTACATTTGAATTCTGATTATTATTCCGGGCATCTTCTGTATAGAACTTACCGATACCTAACAAATAAAGAATCTGCATATTCATCTGTTCTTCCGTACTGATATAGTTACGTACCAATGTCTGCACCTCATCTCTTTCATTGGGAAGATCAATACCCAATTTTATAGTTGGACGTACCAGCATCCCACTCAAATTCATGATACAATTTACCCGCACATTAGGCTGTTGTATAATAGCTGAAGCATCGGGTATCAAATCATTCAATGAAGCAGAGTTTACTGTATAAGAAGCTTGTATATCCATATTAGCATCCAAAGGTGTACCATTGAAAGTAATTGTACTTCCATCTTTGATTACAAAATCCTTACGAATGACTTCCTGCAAACTAAACTTATATACACCTTGCGTAATTCGATAATTACCGAACATCTTCACGTCACCTTTATTATAGAATTCCGTTCGGATATTTCCTGTACCTTTTCCACTAATATAGTCTCCGGCAACTGGATCCATAATAATTCTCATAGTAGCGTCAGGCGTTGCATCCACCAGAATGTTCAAGCGAATATCCGTCTTTTGTTCCTCTGTCTCTGCCTGACGTTTTTGCTGTATTTGGTCATAGTAAGAGATGATTTGAATGGAGTCTTGAATAGTGCGACGGGGTGTTTTGTCCACAAACTTTATAAACTGATTACTGGTGGCAGATGCTACGCTTCCATTAATATAGGTAAAGACAGTATTCCTGTTGGTGGTCATAGCAGCATTAACTTCCAATCCTTGTGTAGCATTTCCGGAAAGTAAAACATTGCCAGTACCATATACCGTTCCATAGAAAGGCATATCTGTCGATTCCTTCGTGTTCATCACAAGCATATTATTAGCTTGTATCTCAAAGCGATAGTTTAAGTTCTTAAAATGCTGGAAATGCAAATATCCATTTATTCTTCCGGTATGCCCCGCCATATCGGAAATATACATATTATTAAATGTCAATCCGGTAGGGGCAAGGCGGATCGTATCCTTAACGGAAAAATGAGTGTTCAATATATCAAACTTCATGGAAGCGTCTGTCATGACCGCGCCATCCAGGTTCAATCCTTTGAATTTTCCATAGAAATGTACCTTCCCTGTTCCTCGTCCTTTTATATCAGTAGCAATAGACTTCATGTAATGTTCAAGAAACTTCAGATTCAATTCATGAGCTTCGATATTCAAGTCAAGTCCGCTTTCCGGTTTTAATGGATGGATAATGCCTGTAACACGAGATGGGGCAGAAGCTATGTCTTGAATAGATGCATCCAAGCGGATACCTCTGTTTTCATTATCCCACTCACCATATATGTCCAAGTCACCCAATCGTCCTTCGTTAAGCGAGAAATTCTTAACAAATAAACGGGTATTCATCACAGGCTTTTTCAGCACACCACTTGCGTAAGCTGTCCCCGTAGCATCACCTTCAAAGTTTACATCATCAGAGATATTTGCAATATCAAATACATATCCCATATTAATATCCTTCAAATCGACTTTAACCGTGTCTTTGGGATTATCAGAGAGACGTCCGTTAATACGTACATAACGATCCTGATGGCTAAAATAGAAATTATTCACATCTACTTTTCCCGAATCTACTACCACTTGCGAAGGATGTATCTGCCAAAGAGTATCATTCAAAATAATATCTGTAGGCTTCACATCTACCATCGCCTTCAATAATGGCTTTTCCCCTTCGGTACGTAAAAACTTGGCCACGGCAGCCAATTGTCCGCTATAAGTTACCGCTGCGCTATTTCCCCAGTTTAATGTCGTACTGACATTATCATTTTTCGCCTGTGCATCCAAGGAAAGATTCACTGCTCCTTTCTTCTTCAAACTGGTTAAGCGAACCCGGGCACGAATATGATCTGCCGGATTCTCACATAAAATCAAACCGGACTCTATATAGTTATTTTTATATTGTAAACGAGGGAAATACCCTTCCACACGCAAACGTTGCATGGGATCATTAAAATACCCCTTTAAAGTAGAATGAGTATATACGGTCAGTGGAATATCAAAAATAGTAGATAAGATATCCGTATTATATATATGTATATCAAACAGGAAATTATTATGTGTTTCAATCGGCTTTTTAGGCGGCAATATCAAGGATGGAACATATTTCCTCATAATATTCAAAATACTGGCAGGCAATGTGTGATATTGGAATTTTCCTTCTACGCTTGCTGTCAGGAACTCGGAAGTCAGCCTTAACTGATTCTCGTTATTCTGTTTTGTTGCCCGAATATTCATGTTTTTCATGAAATATTCTTTTTCCGGTGCTGTAAACTTCAGACTATCTACATTGATTTCTCCGATCATTTCATCCACAGATCCACCTGTAAAATTAGCTTTCAGCTTCAGGGAGAATTCTGCGTCCGGATACTTGGTAGTAAGATTCAAATCATTGGGCCGTACTTTGTCAACTACTGCAAGAAAATTAAAAGTCGGAATCTTGGAAGTGACATTAACATCTCCATTCAAATAAATGGAACCATTCGGGTCATCCAATGCGATCTTACCATTAAATCCGCCTCGTTTATATTCGCCATCCAGCGTTATATTCTCATATCTATATCTGCTATAATCTATAGAGGCAATCAATCCTTTTAATTCAACAACCGGAAGCTGGTCTGTAATGTGCCGGCTATGCACATCAAGATTGAATGTGATTTCTCCCAACTGCTCATTAGCCAATAGTTCACCAAGCTTGAAATCTTCTGTTTTCACTGCACCGGAGTAAGCAAATAGTCCCTTACTCTTATCTGTACTTAACTTCAAGTCGGTCTTTACATTTCCCAGGCTGGTACGCAATTGGCCATATGTAACCAGATCTGTGAAATACCCGGAGATTTCCCCCCGGAAGCTAACATCACCCAAACGTTCAAGAATAGGAGGAACTCCATTATAATTATGGCTCAAATTACGTACCAAAAAGCCGACACCACGAGTATTGGCTGAAAGTTCGGAAAGAGTGCCATATACATATGCATCCTGTGGGTGTGACAAATCTTGAAGCGACACATCTCCCCTAAGGCGGAACTGGCGGTCGTCTGCTGTAATTTCCAAATGCGAGCAAGTCAACTGGTCGACCGTACCTTTTACTTCCATATCCAACGTTACCGGTTCCTTAAAATGCGACAAAACGGGTACAAATGCCGAAATATCTTTTAACGTAACTTGCGACGGTAGTGTGCGGAAAGAAAAACGAACCTGCTCCGCAAAGTGATTGAAAGCTTGCAGGCTGTCATATACCAAATGTATGGTATCCATTTTTAAGGAAGTCTCAGGCAGTTCGATAGCAAAATTGTCAATATTGGTCTGTCTACTATTGGCAACCAATTTCAGGCTCAACTTCTTTAAAGAAAATCCCGATGCCTTCTCGTCAAGGCTCAATCGTTTGATTCCTAAATTCACGGAGTCCTTGCTCAATGCTTTCAAGGAAATATTAGCAATAATATTTTGGAGCTGGACATGTTTAGCATTAAACTTTCCCGGTGTTTCCTCTTCCGAAAGCACATGATAGGTCATCCGGCCACGACGAATCAAAATCGAATTGATACGCAAATCAAGTGAGCTCTCTTTCTTCACAGTATCCTTAGACGCAAAAGCATCCAGGACAAACTTAAAATTAGGCGGAGAATCCGGCGTATCTTTCTGAAGACTGATATTGAATCCGAAAAGCTGAACACTGCTGATGGAAATCTTTCCTTTAAAGAAAGGCATTATATCAAATTTGGCAGACAGACGGGTGACTTTGAGCATGTCTTGACCGCTTTGATCGTCAAGCAATACATCGTCAATGATAATACGGTTCAGCAATCCGATATTAATTCTGCCGATCATGACTTTTGTTCCCAAAACTTCAGAAAGTTCTTTTGCTACAAATGAACTCATTGCTCGCTGAATACTTGGTATATTCAACAAGATAATAGCCCCGATATATACTCCCAGTACAATACCGACTACCCAGCGTACAGTCTTTTTCAGCGTTCTGATAAGCGATTACTTTTATTTTGCGAACAAAAATATAAAATAGTTCGTTATGAATCGTAGTTTTATGATTACTTTTGCACCGTTTAATAGTTTAAATACTTATGAGTGCAATAATATTAGGAATTGAATCCTCTTGTGATGATACGTCGGCAGCCGTAATCAAAGATGGTTATCTGCTGTCAAATGTGGTATCAAGTCAAGCCGTACATGAAGCATACGGTGGAGTAGTACCCGAACTGGCTTCACGGGCACACCAACAAAACATCGTACCGGTAGTACACGAAGCATTAAAACGTGCCGGCATTACCAAAGAAGAATTAAGTGCGGTGGCTTTCACCCGTGGTCCGGGATTAATGGGTTCTTTGCTTGTCGGTGTTTCTTTCGCAAAAGGATTTGCCCGTTCTTTAAACATTCCTTTGATTGATGTTAATCATTTGACGGGACATGTTTTAGCACATTTTATTAAAGCAGAAGGAGAAGAGAATAAGCAACCTCAATTTCCATTCCTTTGTCTATTGGTTTCCGGGGGAAATTCCCAAATTATATTGGTAAAAGCATATAATGACATGGAAATTCTTGGGCAAACGATTGATGATGCAGCAGGTGAAGCAATAGATAAATGTTCGAAAGTAATGGGGTTAGGTTATCCGGGCGGCCCGATCATTGACAAATTGGCACGCCAGGGAAATCCGAAAGCATTTACTTTCAGTAAACCGCATATTCCAGGTTTGGATTACAGCTTTAGCGGGTTGAAAACATCATTCTTGTATTCATTGCGTGATTGGATGAAGGATGATCCTGATTTTATCGAACATCATAAGGTAGATTTAGCTGCATCGCTGGAGGCAACGGTCGTAGATATTCTAATGGATAAACTGCGGAAAGCAACGAAAGAATATAAAATAAAGGAAGTAGCCGTGGCAGGTGGTGTTTCTGCAAATAACGGATTGCGTAATTCATTCCGTGAACATGCCGAAAAATATGGCTGGAATATATTTATTCCTAAATTTAGCTATACGACCGATAATGCAGCAATGATTGCCATTACCGGGTATTTTAAATATCTGGATAAGGATTTCTGCTCTATTGATCTTCCGGCCTATTCTCGTGTGACATTATAAATTGTTCTCGCGTACCTATATTATATAAGGGAATATATATAATTAATATAAAGCAGGGAAATATGTTTGCCGAGATTATAACCATTGGCGATGAACTGCTGATAGGGCAGGTTATCGATACTAACTCCGCCTGGATGGGGCAGGAGTTAAACAAAATAGGTATTGAAGTACTTCGTATTGTTTCAGTCCGTGATCGGGAGGAAGAGATTCTCGAAGCGATTGATAATGCGATGAAAAGGGTAAATATTGTTTTAGTGACCGGAGGACTTGGCCCTACTAAGGATGATATAACCAAACAGACTCTTTGTAAATACTTCCATACGGAACTGATATTCAGTGAAGAAGTCTTTGAGAATGTAAAGCGGGTGTTAGCGGGGAAAATCCCAATGAATGCGCTGAATAAAAGTCAGGCGATGGTTCCTAGAGATTGCACAGTAATCAATAATCCTGTAGGAAGTGCTTCTGTCAGTTGGTTTGAAAAGGACGGGAAAGTGCTCGTTTCTATGCCCGGAGTTCCACAGGAAATGACTGCCGTGATGACCGAAAGCGTATTACCTAAGTTGCACGAAAGGTTTCAAACGGATGTAATCATCCACCAAACTTTCCTTGTACAGCATTATCCGGAGTCGGTATTGGCTGAAAAACTAGAGCCTTGGGAAAGCGCTTTGCCGGAATGTATCAAATTAGCATATCTGCCCAAACTTGGGATTATTCGTCTGAGATTAACCGGACGCGGACAAAAAGAAGAAGAAGTAAAAGCCCTTCTCAGTTGTGAAAAAGTAAAACTGGAGGAAATATTAGGCGACGATATTTTTAGTGAGGAAGATACTCCGTTAGAGGTCATAGTGGGTGAACTCTTGAAAAAGAAAAAAATAACCGTTTCCACCGCAGAAAGTTGTACAGGAGGAAGTATTGCTGCACGGCTAACATCCGTTGCAGGAAGCTCGGAGTATTTTTATGGCAGTGTAGTGGCTTATTCCAATGATGTAAAAATGGGGCTTTTAAACGTGTCTTCCAAGACATTGGAGTGCTATGGCGCTGTAAGTGAGCAGACTGTAATTGAAATGGTAAAAGGTGCGATGAAAGCATTGAAAACTGACTGTGCTGTCGCGACATCGGGAATAGCCGGCCCGGGTGGAGGCACTCCGGAGAAACCCGTGGGGACTGTCTGGATAGCTGCTGGTTATAAAAACGAAATTCATACTTACAAGCAGGAAACGAATCGCGGAAGAGCCATGAATATTGAAAGGGCAGGCAATAATGCGCTACTAATGCTTCGGGATTTACTCAAATAAAGAAAAATAGCTGCTTATAAGTGAATTATTTTAAGAAATCCTTGTTTTATACGGATAAAAGTGCTTACTTTGCGTCCTGTTTGAAATAAGTATAGATATAAAACTATAAAAATAAGATAGAAATGTCGAAGATTTGTCAAATTACCGGAAAGAAAGCCATGATTGGCAACAATGTTTCACACTCAAAGAGAAGAACTAAAAGAACCTTTGATTTGAACTTGTTTAACAAAAAGTTCTATTATGTAGAACAGAATTGTTGGATCAGCCTTAGCATTTGTGCTAACGGGCTGCGTATTATCAACAAAAAGGGACTGGATGCTGCGCTTACTGATGCTGTAGCTAAAGGTTTTTGTGATTGGAAAAGCATTAAAGTAATCGGCTAAACGTAGAGGAGAAAACTTACAATGGCAAAGAAAGCAAAAGGTAACAGAGTACAGGTGATTCTGGAATGTACAGAACACAAGGATAGTGGAATGCCGGGAACATCTCGTTATATCACAACTAAAAATAGAAAGAATACTACAGAAAGACTTGAGTTGAAGAAATACAACCCGATTCTGAAGAGAGTTACAGTACACAAGGAAATTAAATAATAAAGTAGTATAACCCATGGCAAAGAAAACAGTAGCAAGTTTGCACGAAGGTTCTAAAGAAGGTCGTGCTTATACCAAGGTTATCAAAATGGTAAAATCTCCGAAAACTGGAGCTTACATTTTTGATGAGCAAATGGTTCCTAATGAAAAAGTACAAGACTTTTTCAAAAAATAATTGAAATAGCATACACGCTATAAATTCAAAATCCTCTCATTGTTTATCAGTGAGAGGATTTTTTATTGCTTCTTTTTTTTACTTTTTCAATCCTTTGTTATATCTTTGTAGAATAATGTATTATACAAACAACCGTAAATATGGGATTTTTTAGTTTTTTTTCAAAGGAGAAGAAGGAAACTTTAGATAAAGGATTATCTAAAACCAAAGAGAGCGTATTTAGTAAAATAGCTCGTGCCGTGGCTGGAAAGTCAAAGGTAGATGACGAAGTATTGGATAATCTGGAAGAAGTGCTTATTACATCTGATGTAGGTGTGGAAACCACTTTAAATATAATCAAGCGCATAGAAAAACGTGCCGCTGCTGATAAATATGTGAATACCCAGGAACTGAATCATATATTACGCGACGAAATAGCCGCCTTGCTGACCGAAAACAATTCGGATGATGTAGCCGATTTCGACGTAACCATCGAAAGAAAGCCGTATGTGATTATGGTGGTGGGAGTGAATGGAGTGGGTAAGACCACGACGATCGGCAAACTGGCTTATCAATTTAAAAAGGCGGGTAAATCCGTTTATTTAGGAGCTGCTGATACATTCCGTGCTGCTGCAGTAGAGCAGCTTATGATTTGGGGAGAACGGGTAGGTGTGCCGGTTATCAAACAGAAAATGGGGGCTGATCCTGCTTCTGTGGCATATGATACTCTTAGTTCTGCTGTTGCCAACAATGCTGATATCGTTATTATTGACACAGCGGGGCGTCTTCATAATAAAGTTGGCTTGATGAATGAGCTGACAAAGATAAAGAATGTAATGAAAAAAGTGGTGCCTGATGCACCGGACGAAGTTTTGCTGGTATTGGATGGTTCTACCGGACAGAATGCCTTTGAGCAGGCCAAGCAATTTACATTGGCAACAGAAGTAACTGCTATGGCTATCACAAAACTGGATGGTACGGCCAAGGGTGGTGTAGTGATTGGTATTTCCGATCAGTTCAAAATTCCCGTAAAATACATTGGATTAGGCGAGGGTATGGAGGACTTACAAGTATTCCGTAAAAACGAATTTGTAGATTCCTTGTTTGGTGAGAATGCATGAAAAGAAAAAGAATTGATATAATCACCTTAGGGTGTTCTAAAAACCTGGTTGACTCGGAACAATTGATGCGTCAGTTGGAAGAAGTCGGATACAGCGTAACTCATGATACAGAAGAACCTCAAGGAGAGATAGCCGTTATCAATACATGTGGTTTTATCGGTGACGCCAAAGAGGAATCTATCAATATGATTCTGGAATTTGCCGAAAGGAAAGAAGAAGGTGAACTGAAGAAACTTTTCGTAATGGGTTGTCTCTCTGAACGCTATCTTAAAGAATTGGCGATTGAAATACCTCAGGTGGATAAATTCTACGGCAAATTCAACTGGAAAGAGTTATTGCAGGATTTAGGGAAAACATACCACGACGAGTTGTACATTGAGCGGACATTGACTACTCCCAAGCATTATGCTTATCTGAAAATTTCAGAAGGGTGTGATCGCAAATGTTCCTATTGTGCCATTCCGATAATTACGGGGCGTCATATATCCAAACCTATAGAAGAAATTCTGGATGAAGTTCGGTATTTGGTATCTCAAGGAGTGAAAGAGTTTCAAGTGATTGCACAGGAATTGACTTATTATGGCATCGACCGGTATAAGAAACAAATGCTTCCTGAATTGATTGAACGTATTTCTGATATTCCGGGAGTGGAGTGGATTCGTCTGCATTATGCATACCCTGCACACTTTCCGACTGATTTATTCCGGGTAATGCGCGAACGCGATAATGTATGTAAATATATGGATATTGCACTTCAGCATATCAGCGACAATATGTTGAAATTGATGCGCCGACAAGTTACCAAAGAAGATACTTATAGACTGATTGAGCAATTCCGCAAAGAAGTACCTGGTATTCATCTGCGAACGACGCTAATGGTGGGACATCCGGGGGAAACCGAAGAGGACTTTGAGGACCTGAAAGAATTTGTGCGAAAAGTACGTTTTGATAGAATGGGGGCTTTTACTTATTCAGAAGAAGAGGGGACTTATGCAGCAGAAGCATATGAAGACTCTATCCCACAAGAGGTAAAACAAGCCAGACTTGATGAACTGATGGATATTCAGCAGGGAATCTCTGCTGAATTAAGTGCCGAAAAGGTTGGTAGACAAATGAAAGTTATCGTCGACCGACTAGAGGGAGATTATTATATTGGGCGAACAGAATTCGATTCGCCGGAGGTGGATCCGGAAGTGTTGATTAATCGCTCAGAAAAAGAACTTAAAATCGGGCAGTTCTATCAGGTAGAAGTGATAGATGCAGATGATTTTGATTTATATGCAAAGATAATAGATGACTATGAATAATAAGGAATTTACATCTGAACTGGCAGAAAGATTGGGATATACCATCAAAGATACTTCCGAATTAATAAGCTCTTTGCTGTCCAGCATGACGCAAGAACTGGAGGAAGGTAATATGATTGCGGTCCAGGGATTTGGTTCTTTCGAAGTAAAGAAGAAAGCGGAGCGCATTTCTATAAATCCGGCGAGTAAACAGCGTATGCTGGTTCCTCCCAAATTGGTATTATCTTATAGACCTAGCAATACACTGAAAGATAAGTTTAAATAAATATTCCCCGTTATGAATGAAAGACTAACAATTCAAGATCTTACTGACTTATTGGCTGCCAAACATAGCATGACCAAGAAGGATGCCGAGGCGTTCGTAAAAGAGTTTTTTCTCCTGATAGAACAAGCCTTGGAAAGCGAGAATACTGTAAAAATCAAAGGATTGGGAACTTTCAAACTTATTGATGTAGATAGTAGGGAAAGTGTCAATGTCAACACAGGAGAACGTTTTCAGATAAAAGGTCATACAAAAGTTTCCTTTTCTCCGGATGCTAGTCTAAGAGATATTATCAACAAGCCTTTTGCGCATTTTGAGACTGTCGTTCTAAATGAAAATACAATTTTAGAAGATACTCCGGTAGAAGAAACGGAAGAAGAAGAAATAGGAGAAGAAATTCCTGTACAGACACCGGCAAATGAGAAAGAAGAAGTTCAAGAGATTGATTATAGCTCTACTGTAGTAGAAGTAAATGAAGCTGTTAATGAGAGTGAGAATCTTTCGGAAGAGGAAGCTGTACAGGAAGAACAAGTAACCGAACAATCTGAAGAAACGACTATCAAAGAGCAGATTGCAGATGAAATCGCCCACGTAGTTGTACAGGAACCGATAGAACAGCCCAAAGAAGAGGAAGTTGTCAAAGAAACATCTATCATTGAACAACAGCCAACTCCTATAAAAGAAAAAGAAGGCTTCACTGCCGAAGAGATTATAGAGAAAGAACTTCTGAAAGCAAATCTGAAGCCTGAAATTCCTATAATACCGGCTAAAGAGGAAAATGTAAATCCTGTCAAGCCAGCACAGCCTATCGCTTCTTCGAGTTCCAAGAAGAAAAATTCGGCGAAAGAAAAGTCACCAGTGCCTTACTTGATTGCTGTCATTATCCTTGTTTTGCTGTTATGCGGCGGTGTCGTTCTATTCATTTATTATCCGGATTTATTTTCTTCTTCATCCGACAAAAATGCTCTTGATATGCCACCTGTAACAACCCAGCCTGTTCAACCGGAAGCGCAACTCTCTGATACAATTGAGCATAAGGATACAATTAAAGAAATAACGCCTGATATACCTAAAGCAGTTGTTACTCCACAGCCAGTTGCTAAAAAGGAAGAGGTGATCACCCCACCAAAAACTGAAAATAAAGTTGTGCAACAACAACCTTCAGCTTCTGCTTATTTGGATTCGGCATCTTATAAGATTACAGGAACCAAAACTAAATATACAATCAAAGAGGGTGAAACTTTGACAAGAGTTTCTTTGCAGTTCTATGGCACAAAAGCTATGTGGCCATATATTGTGAAACATAATCCGGGCGTAATCAAGAATCCCAATAATGTGCCATACGGTACAACAATTAAAATACCGGAACTTACCAAAGAATAAGTAATAATAATCCATTCACCCGGCCATACAAACACTGTATTGGTCGGGTGAAATGTTATGGATGTGCAAAAGCGTATGAAAGTACCTTAATCTAAAGATTTCGCATAGTTTTTTAATAAAAATTAGTTGCAATCGTTAATTATATGGCGTACTTTTGGGAGCAAAATTAAAAGCCTTATGACACAGGCAAGGCTTACATAAAAATAATGGAAATTAAATAATAAAATATTAAGTATTTATGGCTGAATCAATTGATATCCGCGAGCTAAATGAGCGGATTGAAAGACAAAGTGCTTTCGTTACCAATCTTACGACAGGTATGGACCAAATTATTGTTGGTCAGAAACATTTGGTTGAATCACTGCTTATCGGATTACTTTCCGATGGTCACGTTCTTTTGGAAGGTGTACCTGGTTTGGCAAAAACTTTGGCTATTAAAACACTCGCTTCTCTGATTGACGCGAAATATAGCCGTATCCAGTTCACACCAGACTTATTGCCTGCCGACGTTATAGGAACAATGGTTTACAGTCAGAAAGATGAATCTTTTAAGGTACAAAGAGGTCCGATTTTCGCCAACTTTGTATTAGCTGATGAAATAAACCGTGCTCCGGCCAAAGTACAGAGTGCTTTACTGGAAGCTATGCAGGAACGCCAGGTTACTATCGGTAAAGAAACATTTGAATTGCAGGAACCTTTCCTAGTATTAGCTACTCAAAATCCGATTGAACAAGAAGGAACTTATCCTCTTCCTGAAGCGCAAGTCGACCGTTTCATGTTGAAAGTGGTCATCGACTATCCGAAGTTGGAAGAAGAGAAGTTGATTATTCGCCAGAATATCAATGGAGAAAAGTTCAATGTGAAACCGATTCTAAAAGCTG
The DNA window shown above is from Bacteroides faecium and carries:
- a CDS encoding translocation/assembly module TamB domain-containing protein, with protein sequence MSSFVAKELSEVLGTKVMIGRINIGLLNRIIIDDVLLDDQSGQDMLKVTRLSAKFDIMPFFKGKISISSVQLFGFNISLQKDTPDSPPNFKFVLDAFASKDTVKKESSLDLRINSILIRRGRMTYHVLSEEETPGKFNAKHVQLQNIIANISLKALSKDSVNLGIKRLSLDEKASGFSLKKLSLKLVANSRQTNIDNFAIELPETSLKMDTIHLVYDSLQAFNHFAEQVRFSFRTLPSQVTLKDISAFVPVLSHFKEPVTLDMEVKGTVDQLTCSHLEITADDRQFRLRGDVSLQDLSHPQDAYVYGTLSELSANTRGVGFLVRNLSHNYNGVPPILERLGDVSFRGEISGYFTDLVTYGQLRTSLGNVKTDLKLSTDKSKGLFAYSGAVKTEDFKLGELLANEQLGEITFNLDVHSRHITDQLPVVELKGLIASIDYSRYRYENITLDGEYKRGGFNGKIALDDPNGSIYLNGDVNVTSKIPTFNFLAVVDKVRPNDLNLTTKYPDAEFSLKLKANFTGGSVDEMIGEINVDSLKFTAPEKEYFMKNMNIRATKQNNENQLRLTSEFLTASVEGKFQYHTLPASILNIMRKYVPSLILPPKKPIETHNNFLFDIHIYNTDILSTIFDIPLTVYTHSTLKGYFNDPMQRLRVEGYFPRLQYKNNYIESGLILCENPADHIRARVRLTSLKKKGAVNLSLDAQAKNDNVSTTLNWGNSAAVTYSGQLAAVAKFLRTEGEKPLLKAMVDVKPTDIILNDTLWQIHPSQVVVDSGKVDVNNFYFSHQDRYVRINGRLSDNPKDTVKVDLKDINMGYVFDIANISDDVNFEGDATGTAYASGVLKKPVMNTRLFVKNFSLNEGRLGDLDIYGEWDNENRGIRLDASIQDIASAPSRVTGIIHPLKPESGLDLNIEAHELNLKFLEHYMKSIATDIKGRGTGKVHFYGKFKGLNLDGAVMTDASMKFDILNTHFSVKDTIRLAPTGLTFNNMYISDMAGHTGRINGYLHFQHFKNLNYRFEIQANNMLVMNTKESTDMPFYGTVYGTGNVLLSGNATQGLEVNAAMTTNRNTVFTYINGSVASATSNQFIKFVDKTPRRTIQDSIQIISYYDQIQQKRQAETEEQKTDIRLNILVDATPDATMRIIMDPVAGDYISGKGTGNIRTEFYNKGDVKMFGNYRITQGVYKFSLQEVIRKDFVIKDGSTITFNGTPLDANMDIQASYTVNSASLNDLIPDASAIIQQPNVRVNCIMNLSGMLVRPTIKLGIDLPNERDEVQTLVRNYISTEEQMNMQILYLLGIGKFYTEDARNNNQNSNVMSSVLSSTLSGQLNNALSQVFETNNWNIGTNLSTGDKGWTDMEVEGILSGQLLNNRLLINGNFGYRDNPMANTNFVGDFEAEWLINRSGDIRLKAYNETNDRYYTKTNLTTQGVGIMYKKDFNKWSDLFFWNKWKLRNKRKQEEVEKVKQQQTDSIQTDETAKSTIKRKRQ
- the tsaD gene encoding tRNA (adenosine(37)-N6)-threonylcarbamoyltransferase complex transferase subunit TsaD, producing the protein MSAIILGIESSCDDTSAAVIKDGYLLSNVVSSQAVHEAYGGVVPELASRAHQQNIVPVVHEALKRAGITKEELSAVAFTRGPGLMGSLLVGVSFAKGFARSLNIPLIDVNHLTGHVLAHFIKAEGEENKQPQFPFLCLLVSGGNSQIILVKAYNDMEILGQTIDDAAGEAIDKCSKVMGLGYPGGPIIDKLARQGNPKAFTFSKPHIPGLDYSFSGLKTSFLYSLRDWMKDDPDFIEHHKVDLAASLEATVVDILMDKLRKATKEYKIKEVAVAGGVSANNGLRNSFREHAEKYGWNIFIPKFSYTTDNAAMIAITGYFKYLDKDFCSIDLPAYSRVTL
- a CDS encoding competence/damage-inducible protein A — translated: MFAEIITIGDELLIGQVIDTNSAWMGQELNKIGIEVLRIVSVRDREEEILEAIDNAMKRVNIVLVTGGLGPTKDDITKQTLCKYFHTELIFSEEVFENVKRVLAGKIPMNALNKSQAMVPRDCTVINNPVGSASVSWFEKDGKVLVSMPGVPQEMTAVMTESVLPKLHERFQTDVIIHQTFLVQHYPESVLAEKLEPWESALPECIKLAYLPKLGIIRLRLTGRGQKEEEVKALLSCEKVKLEEILGDDIFSEEDTPLEVIVGELLKKKKITVSTAESCTGGSIAARLTSVAGSSEYFYGSVVAYSNDVKMGLLNVSSKTLECYGAVSEQTVIEMVKGAMKALKTDCAVATSGIAGPGGGTPEKPVGTVWIAAGYKNEIHTYKQETNRGRAMNIERAGNNALLMLRDLLK
- the rpmB gene encoding 50S ribosomal protein L28 — protein: MSKICQITGKKAMIGNNVSHSKRRTKRTFDLNLFNKKFYYVEQNCWISLSICANGLRIINKKGLDAALTDAVAKGFCDWKSIKVIG
- the rpmG gene encoding 50S ribosomal protein L33, producing the protein MAKKAKGNRVQVILECTEHKDSGMPGTSRYITTKNRKNTTERLELKKYNPILKRVTVHKEIK
- a CDS encoding DUF4295 domain-containing protein — its product is MAKKTVASLHEGSKEGRAYTKVIKMVKSPKTGAYIFDEQMVPNEKVQDFFKK